The Coffea arabica cultivar ET-39 chromosome 9c, Coffea Arabica ET-39 HiFi, whole genome shotgun sequence nucleotide sequence AGacaaaaaacaaacaagaaatggTGAAATCATCCCAGATTTTGAGGCTCAGTATTTGCCATTTGATGCACAACCGAAATGATTGACTAGTTCTGCTACCTGGCCTTGTTCATTCTTGGGAGTTGCATAAACCAGAATCAAGTATGATAATAAAGAGTGTAAAGCCTAATGCCTTCATTCTTGGGAGTCACCAAAACCAATCAATTCCTGTGATTCCGAACATAGACACGCATGTTGATAGTTAAACGAAAATGAAAGAGGAACGACAACTGTGTAAAAACCACTCTCGCTCTGGCAAGTTGGATGGTAAAATAGAAGAGATTGCGAGCAGGAAGTCATGAATTCAAAAAGTCGCTACTGTCACCCCATCGCGCCTGCAAGATATTTGAGCTTGAAATGGTTGGAAGGAGCAAGACAAGCAAAGCATTCAACATATGGATTTTGAAAGAGGTAGTAGACATCTCAGTcaggcaattcatcaaacaccTAGTATTATCCTAGGCGGGAAAGCAACACTAGCAGGTTCACAAAAAACTTTCTAGTCAAAAGCTACGATTTCTCTTCTCGAATGGCTTCAAAAGCAGGATCAGATGGCTGGTCAGTTATAACAGAGTCGATGATATGTGGGTTTTGTTGCTGCTGCTCTTGTTCTTGGGATTGGGAGTTGATGAGCTGCTCCATGTCCCTCATCCTAGTCCTAGCAACATTTGTCACCAAAACTGCaacaaaacaaagcaaaaacaGGAACCCGTTTTAGCAGCAGAAATGCGGAATTTCATGGAGGGGCAGAAGTGGTGGACAAAGGAGAGACGAGAGACGGTAGCAATCAGTACCGGCGGCAGTTCCGATGGTCCAGATCCAGAGGATCTTTACTCCGGGACTCTTGTCTCTCCACATCTCTCTCTTTCTCGATTTACGGTTTAGACTTTGCTAGCTTCAATTGCAGTTTAACAAGTCGTACCTCTTTGATTGGTATTCGGCGCCCTTTTCAATCCAATTTGTTGGGCCTGCGAGGGTATCAGTCCAAACTCCAAACAAGACAAGATTGGTGAAGGAAGCAAAACAATTGTGAATATCTAAATGGGCTTAGGCCTCGTTTATGATCGGTTAAAAAAAAGGTCTTCCTTTTTCTCCATTTTAATTTCTTGGAGTATGAAAAGTTTGAATCTAATAACTCCATTAACATGGTTCGACACAAGAACAATGTTCAATTGAATAATTGAGTATTATCATGTTGGGCAAAAAACCTCAGCGGCCATTAAACTATTGTCAAGATCATATTTTGGCCATCGAactattttttgtcaataattggtcactaaacaacttaatcagTAGATTCGTGGCCATTTCGTCGGTAATGACtcttaatttctgaaattagTATGACATGTGGCAAAGCACAGGGGCAAATTTGTCCTGGCAAGAAATATATGCTGAAGACCATCAATGCTGCACTTAATGAAGAGTTATTCTTCAAGATTGCCAGCCACAGCCTCACGGTTGTTGAGGTTACGCCAGGACAGACCACAAATGCCATTTTAGAGGCTGATCTTGGTATGGGCAAGTACTTGATGGCAGCCTCACCATTCATGGCGGAGCCCGTTCCTATCGACTACACGCTACCACTGCCACCGTGCATTATTCCGGCACCCAATCATCTGCAGCCACCACATTAACAGACCTTCTACCTAGAAATGCAACTCCTTTGGCTACAACATTCGTCGACTCCCTGAAAAAGCCTCAACTCACAAAGACACCACGTCAGAGTCCCCTTGACCGTTGATCACTCTCCTTTTCACAATGGGCCTAGGCTTCAACCCCTGTGCTACTTGCATCCATGGATCGCGAAAAGCTGCGTACTTCAACAACATCTCATTTATCAAGCCAGAGATCTCGCTCCTTAATGCACATTTCTTTAACATCAGCGGTGTCTTCACCGATGATTCCCTGGGGAATCCGCCAATCCGGTATAACTATATCGGCGAACAGCCCACGAACCTTAGGACAATGGAGGGTACAAGGCTTTACAGACTCGCCTTTAACTCGACAGTTCAACTGGTCTTGCACGACACGATATGGGTTTAGGAGAGCATCTCGACATTCACTGGCTTCTTCGATTTCTGACATCTAATTTAGGGCTCCCAATTGAGGCCCTATTTTTTACTCCACAAAAGACCAAACACACTAAACCAAGATTTTCCCTTCCCTCCTCTTCGATGGTTTAATGAAAACTAAAGTAAACGGTCAGTAAATTGTTGGACAAATTTGCCCCTGTATTTTGCCACGTGTCATGctaatttcagaaattaaaaGTCATTACCGACGAAATGGTCACGAGTCTActgattaagttgtttagtggctaattattgacaaaaaatagttcgatggccaaaacatgatccTGACAATAGTTTAATGGCCGCTGAGGTTTTTTGCCCTATCATGTTTGACCATATTCATTTTTCCAATCACAAGCTCTCAAGTttcaccaatttttttttcttttttgattacCATATTCTAGTTCTAAATAGgggttaaatcaaaattgaAACTAATGTATGTTGCAAATATGAAATGAATTAGAGCAAGGGACTAATGtgcaagagtttttttttttgtttttgtcgcAACTATAACATTTTTTTAGTCTAATATATTTTAAAGAGGTTGTATAAGGGTTAGTGGGTCTACAGATTCGAATAGatcaaaaaattttggattttttgttTACTGTAGGCGAGTTCGAAACCCCGACTTATAGTTCAAAGAAGGATTTAATCTCTTTTTAATGATCACCGAACCAAAACACGGTGGTTTAATTTGCGTCAGTGCATCTTcccattgcattttttttccctatttgGTTTGGTATAACTCGGATACAAATTAACACATAATTAATTGGTCTAAATGTAAGGGGGATTTTCAATCTCACGTTCTCAACCTTCATTAATTCTAACTCTAACAGCTCTCGGCGGCGAACCCGAATGGTTTAATCACTAATCGTTTGTACGCTGATAACTTGGTACATATGGCTTGTTCTCTTTTTTCCAAAGCCCAAAGGACTTTTGATAGCTTTGTCAAACGAAGCTCCCTTGTGGAGGTTGATATCCCACATCGGAGAGTAGAGGGTTTGGGGTAGTGTAGTTAAGTGCCCTGTGAGgactcaagagttgccggcttttggatTTCTCACGGGAATTTCGTTTGACAAAGCTATCAAAAGTCCTTTGGGCTTTGGAAAAAAGACATCAGCCTCATTCACGGGGGGTAACGGGTCTCTTTAGGTTCAGCCCACCGCAGGGCAGGCTTCCTTGTGGAGGTTGATATCCCACATCGGAGAGTAGAGGGTTTGGGGTAGTGTAGTTAAGTGCCCACATCGGAGAGTAGAGGGTTTGGGGTAGTGTAGTTAAGTGCCCTGTAAGgactcaagagttgccggcttttggcTTTCTCACATATGGCTTGTTCTCGTTCCACCAGAAatcaacttttctaaacacTGATCGACCTTATTATTGGTGCAGGCAATTGTTGCTTTTCCAGTTGTAGACATATGTCAGTCAGTTCTAGGAAGCTTTCCAGTTTTAATCCATCATACCAAATACTACTCAAAATATCATTTCATGTGATCGTCCAACCGAATTCTTTAGATACAACCTGAGAAGTGCTATGAAATAATTTGTCCCAACTTCTAATTGTTTTATATACAACTTGAGAATGTACAGTGAATCTATAAAATTGATTATTTATAGCCAATCCAGACGGGGGCACTCAATTGTTAACGTGAACAATAACACTAGAATAACCTTAGGATGCGTTTAATAAGATTGAAGTACgaaaaattaaaatctaaaatataaattcattaaattactgaattattaagtattaaaatCCCATCATTCGAGTATATCTGTattaaatgataagtgaataggttatcacttattttttagaataaatttGGTCTAGAAAATTGAGTGACATCTgagatgttttattttttatcatcaAATACGTGTGAATAGATTAAAATCTGAACCCAACCATTAGGTTTAAATACTGAATTGGATTATGAAACAGTACCTTAGTTTTCTGGGACTAATGATGGTGTGCAGCTGCAACCATATTATGTTTTCACCAAATTCTGCTCCATAGCCTGAATATCTACGTTGTACACTTGATGCTATAGTATTTACAAACCTATCGCAAAAGCATCCCATTTACTCACTTTTTTCCTTGACGAGTTGAGAAAAAATATTCGGGTATGTCCAGCATAATGcccttcctttgtattgtttCAAAGGGTCTTAGATCATTAATTGGATGCTATTGATCATTGATTCACTAGAATACTGTGTATTTTGGTCAATTCCAGTTAtataaaaaatgcacaaaattaaCCATGCAAAGTTTGGAGACGGAGAAAATTTCTTCGCCTGCAAGTATGACTCAAGCCAAAGTTGCTTTTGTATAACTGGATGCACACATCAggtaaaaaattgaagaacGTAATCAGGAGAACGTGATGATTGAAGAacgtaaaaactaaaaaatgaagagaaaagggAAACTAATGAAGATGTAAAATATGTTTTAAGGGCGTTTGGATGGGAGAGAGCACAGGTAAATGTTTAATGGGAAGGCGGCAGAAAACAGTGCAAAGTCAGAAGCCTGAAGAAAACTTCAAAACTCTCGCATCATTGGTTCTCAACAACTACGCACGCCTTGCATTTCCAAGCAGTATAATATAATCATGCATGCAGGCGACCTTCTAAAATCTCTCTGCctataaatctccaataatcTACTCGAACTGCATGTATCCAACACTTAGCTCAATCTTTCATTGTTAAAGGTCTCTGGACATTACAATCTCTCCCTGTCTCAAAAAGACAAACATACATAACCACAAAGTGACTAGCAAGCACAATGAGTTCTTCGACTTCCAAATCTGCTCTACTTTTGATGCTCTCGTGTTTGATTTTCATCGAGTTTGAGTTCAGTCTGGCTTCCCCACTACTTAAAGTCGGGTTTTACAACAAATATTGCCCTCCTGCTGAGGCAATAGTCAGAAAAGCTGTTTACGAGGCTGTGGCTAGCAATCCAAGAACGGCTGCTGGGCTCATTCGGATGCATTTTCATGATTGCTTCGTCAGGGTATCCTATACTTTCAACCCTAAATAATATCAGCATTACACTATTTATAATTTTATCGTGCAAATGCCATGTCAACGTGTTGTAACGGATGAAAATTACCCAAACCATTTATATGGAACTAATTGTCAATCTTATTTCACATTCAGCAATTGTTCAGGCTATATATATGTTAAAGTTGTTAACAATGATCTGGAAAAATTAATGAATGAAGTTACTCAACTCACTTGACTTGTTATTGTACCGTAATTCTAGCCAAGATATATTCACCAAATCTAAGTCTTTGATTGTTTTAAATCTTCAATTGTTAAGCTCTGTCATGACAATTCAGGGTTGCGATGGTTCTGTGCTGCTAGACACAGCTCCTGGGGGCCCTGCAGCTGAGAAAGATAGTATTGTCAATAACCCAAGCCTTCATGGGTTCGAGGTAATTGATGCAGCCAAAGCCGAAATCGAAGCTACATGCCCCAAAACTGTCTCGTGTGCGGACATAATAGCATTCGCTGCTCGAGACAGCGCCCTAATTGCTGGAGGGATAAGCTATCAAGTGCCTGCTGGACGTCGCGATGGCAGTGTTTCTTTGAGTGATGAAGTTATACAAAATCTTCCTGCTCCTTTCTTCAACGTCACGCAACTCGAAGAAAATTTCGAAGCAAAGGGATTGTCCCTGGATGAAATGGTTACGCTTTCCGGTGCTCACTCCATTGGTGTTGCACATTGTTCTTCCTTCTCAAACAGGCTTTACAACTTTAGTGCTACTCATCCTCAAGATCCTGCGCTGGATCCCGAATACGCAGCATTCTTGAAAACAACTTGCCCTCCTCCAAGTAACAGTGGCACCAGTAACCCAACTGCTAATCTTGATGTTTCAACCCCTTTTCGCCTGGACAACAAATATTATGTGAACTTGAAATATCATCGTGGGTTATTGACATCTGATCAAACATTATTGAGTAGTCCCTCGACTGCTAAGCAGGTTTGGTACAATGCAGTATATGGATCTGCCTGGGCTGCCAAATATGCTGCTGCAATGGTGCATATGGGTTCCATTGATGTGCTGACTGGTAAAGTGGGGGAGATCAGGAGAAATTGCCATTTCGTGAACTGAGTTACCACTTGGCTTTGCTCAAAATGGAATTGGCCCGAAGCTCgaatttgtgtgtgtgtgtgtgtgttttggctTATTTGTTAAGTGATTTCTCAATAAATTCAACTGTGATtcatcttcttttttattttttttgggcaatttcATGAAAATCCTGAATTGATGTTTCTTGTAAAGAACAATTGTACCGAATTCAAGTTCGACCAAATTCACAATGAACGTGTCTTTTGTTTCAGTTTTCCTCTTTTTGGGGTTTCTTGGTTTATTTGATTGGATTAATTAGCTCACAAACTCTTACACTTGAACCAAGACATGGATGAGTACCAATTCACAGACATTTCTTGTTTCTCTCTCTTGAACAATATCTTTATATGCTATTAGGTCCAAAAGATATctcatacaaaaaatttttttttaaagctatAAACATATGATAACCAGCATACATGCATTTGGTTCCAAAATCATGTCAAAAAATATATCTCAATTTACAAAGACTATATAACTGGTCAAATCTTTGAAATCCATGGCTTCTTGACTtggattttagaaatttcttgaaGGAACTGGCTGTATGAGATTAAAGTTAAAGATTTGGGAttcaaaacctctttgttctaTAACTGGGTCCAAAAAGGTTAAATAATAGATCAAGGGACCTGATTCACCTGAACGTCCATTTAACTAATGAAGTTCGAGGACTTGAGGATGAGGTTTTGAATACGAACCAGATGGAGTAGGTTTAGGACCAGAGGAGTAATTTATCCTGATTAATAATTATCGTTGTGATGATTAATTGAACATGACATCCAGATTGCTTGTCCTTTACCCTTGGTTTTTCCTGCTACTTCGTTTACCTTTGTCTGGCTTGGGAGATGCAGAGAGGCTGCAAGTCCGGGAGCTTTCTCTGGTTTTGTATTAGATAGACAAATGTTCCTTGATAGGACAATAAATATATCGATCACAGATACTGTTTTATATACCTAAAATAAAATGTGCCAAATTAATAAGTTTCTTATGACTGTTTTACTCATTGATTATATGATAAAGTTTCTTGAATCAATAAAGTTGATAAGCTTTTTGGAGTCCATTTTCCATTTGGCTTAGACTCGAATGTGGAATCTATTCCTTAAGACTTTCATCATTTCATCATTTAATGCAAAGTTATTGTAATTGGCTGGTATTATAATATTGAGAAAGTAGCAAAAATGGTCATTAAagtattaaaaattttcttgtttcattagctataaaagatttttttttttgtcaaaatagtcaataaattaatataaaaatgggtaaataataaaaaagtccCTTGTTGTAAATCTAATATATAGAAAAACCCCCCGTGATTTCAAAACGTACAAAACGACACTTCATACTTCGAACTAAATTATAacggtgacggaatccgttaaaatTAACGGAAATGgcttattggaacctaaaaaaaaatttttatacctaatttttaacaaaCATACATGTTCTTCTCTTTAGCCcccaattctctctctctctctctctctctctctctctctctctctcatgaaataaatgattttgTTGAGTTGTCTTTTGCTTAGTTATATCAaggcatttttgtcatttcgtCCGTccccgttaagtttaacggattccgtcacctttataatttagttcaaagtatgagATGTCGTTTCATATATTTTAAAACTACGGGAGCTTTTTTGTATATTAAATTTATCACataggggttttttttttttttttgttttttaccatATAAACATACATTTTTTTGTCATTCAACTAATAAAACATACATTTTTGGTAATTCAACTGACAAAAACATACACTTGAGgtaaaaaaatgcaaattttaGTAGGTTAGCACTGAAGGGGAGAAGCTCGGGAATCCAGCTCATAGATGAGACATTAGTCTTAAAGCTGGCTATGAGCAAAGCTGTAATAGTACATTAATGGAAGAAGATGGGGGTGAAAGTACAAGACAGGCAGCTTCTCAAGCACATTTTTTTCTCAGAAGGCTCAGGATATTAGATTAGCAACATTGGTGGAAACATTCGTCATTTAAATTTATTGTTTCAAATGTGCTCTTTTTGTTTAGTAACTACGAATAAGAATCACATGAGTTATAAGATTAGCTGTTATGCGTTGAGCATAATACAAAATGAGGAACTATTGATTCCTCAATGCTCAAGTACACTAAATAATTGTATAGCCTGATCAAACCTTTACTCGCAGTTGCACAGCTTTTGAAATCAATAGAATTAAGTTATCGgatgcaataaaaaaaaataaaaaagattagCTCAGTttcggtaaaaaaaaaaaaatgaaaaagattaAGATATGGTTTCGCAATTGCACTTATTTTCAAACCAATCTTCAggctctttcttttcttctaataCTATTTGTCAAACGATGACTATAGTCCTAAGAAAGCCCATTTCGTGAAATCATCCAGAAATTTCACTGGAGGCTGCAGGCCGAGGACCAAGGCCGAAAAGGGGCCCTAGACACGCACTAGCAAGCCTTTCCACTCAACTGGACATGCAGAATCTGCGATCGCTTTGGCAATTAAAACTCAATTTATAATCAAACCAGTGGTAACCATTAATCTGCAAACTTAATTTGTTGGGCTACAACCTCAGGCACATCATTCCTTTTTAAGGACCTGGAAAGCATTTGTCATCCTGAATGGAACTCCAAGCCTGGATATGTTTCTTGACTAATTATCTTTGATTAATTCCTAATTTTGGATGATTGCCAATTGGAGAGTGGACCAAGTGGTTCTCAACCAACCAAATAGTTCTCAACCATCTTGCACTTGCTCACTAAAATTTTGTAGCAGTATCGTGCAGGACGCACCAGTAAAATCTGTTGGGAATATTACAACGAACCGGCAAATATTGTGACAAGAATTGGCTTCAAATCGTGATAGAATATTACTTTCCTTTAGGCTTTATTTGTTTGATATAACGTGCAATAACCTTAGACAAATATCCTTTaggataaaatgaaatttatttattttaaactcttgCACAAAGTAAGACAAACCCTTTTGAACTAAAGAGTATTTTTTGAGAGAATTAAAAATAGTAGGAAAGTGATATGCTGCACTCTACTTGACCTCTTTATATAGAAGAGATTgtttaagaaacaaaagaattCATTAAATATTTGTATGAATAGATTTAAAGTATAGTGTACAAATTTGTACACTTTAATTCATGCATCTCATGATCCTATGATCAAAGACATGAATCTATCCTTACATTCAAGAATCTCCacatacatgaatatatatatatacattcaaattcatgaatgaatatacatttattataatatatGTACATTTTAGAATCATTCATAATACGCTACATGAATGTACATCAAAGACATGAATGAATATACATTGATTATAATGTATGTACAATTTAGAATCATTCATAATACAATACATGTATGCACATCATACAAATTTTGAGAATTGTCCAACAAAATCAAGAGATTGACTATTGCAAGTTTGCAACCCCTTAAATCAAGAGTCAATATGAGTTGGTAAAAACGGACTATTTCTTCGTAAAATGTCATGTATACGAATCTCGTTATCAATGTGGCGACTGTATTGATGAGCGGTGTATGGTTCTGGATGCATTCCCTGATTCATGATGGTAACAAAAATTGAGTCtattcaaatttttttgttaccaacaaaagaagaaaaataaaagagagtCATTACACAATTCCATTGTAAATGACTTACGTGTAAATTTAAAAAGGCCAACAACAATACTTATAGAGAAAAAGAGAATCTATGTGTAAAAGTTAAACGAGCCAGTGATATATGGAACCACATCCGCTGAGGaatgcgaaaaaaaaaaaaaaaagaagaaaaagaaccaTGAGAGCGAGTTAGAAGAGATGTTGAAAAAGAGTTTAAAACGGTAACAAAAtgagaaatggtaaaaactagggatggcaacggggcagAGTTGGGGCGGGGGAGCCTATtagttccccccgtcccccgccccacccccgccccgcccccgcCTCCCGCTCCCCCTGCCCCGCCCTGCcttgccccgcttcccccgcgggggcacccgcggagttaataaaattttattatataattttattataattaaattttaattaataatcaagtactaaaatatcaacacatcaccaaattattattcattgtaattttacaattgaaactcataaaaacaatcaaacagaagttatttAAATATAATctaatatgatgaaataaatataactaaaatagtcaagtttcacttttagtacaaatacaatcactaattcattattgtgtttgtgcttttttttgagaaaaaagtgttattctattaagtgtaattagaaatttagtataaatgtattagtaaatttagtataactaattaataaattctattaatagatatgtataattattcatataattgataatatcaattatattacataaactaatatacattatataatacatctaactaattatatcattatcataagtttataactaattaacttacatattatatataattatatatatatttttgttttgCGGGTgccggggcgggggatggggtgggggtatactcccccgccccccgccccccgccccccgccccccgccccgtttttaagtgggggaaaaaaattccccccgcccTGAGAGCCCCCCGCGGGATGGGCacccgcgggcacccgcccccgTTACCATCCCCAGTAAAAACTTGCTTTGCCCTTCTTGTATATGCCAAATACATCTAAAGCCATCTACCTCACCGAATCTTGCTTACAATCCAGTACACTTTATCTAATTGTGTGCAAGTGTTGTTCCAGCTCCATGTTTTTGAGGGTAAAAAAAACGACAACGTTTTTGAAAAGGACGATAGGTTCTCATTAGATGCAGTTAATCCCCAAAGCAGGGAGTGGGCTCTACAGGCACCAGTACCACTCCAATTTTCAATCTCTTCACAAGCACAGGAGGACCAGCAAATAAAGAACAAAAACTCTTGAATACAAGCCAGTGCGAGCTGATAATACTGACATCAACCAAAAGCAAAATTACCATATCAGTATATTACTACAATGCAGCACAACCATGCAGAAACGTCCATAATCACCATGTCGGCTGCCCAAAAAGGATTCACAAAAATGGAAGCAGTAATCCTGTAATAATATCTAAAAGGGCCTACAAAATTTGTGGATGATAAGGGAAGATTTGTGCAGCAAGAATATGTAGAGGGTCCACAATCTTTTTTCTTTAGCATAGAGTAGATGATATGGTGCAGACGGACAGAAAGATCCGTGGACTGTTAAGGGTTGATATTTCCAGCTTTCCTTTTCGTGTTAGCTACTTTTGTACACGAAGAAAGCTGATGAATTTCATGTTTTACCGACAGAATTCTAGATCCCAAGTTTCCCTAGAGATCGAGCAATTATTTGCAGTACACTGTCGAGATGTTTAGCTTGAAGGATCATACCAGCACACGAGAGGAATATGTAATTCAAAGACTCATTGGGATTCTCCAATCTATTAGCTATATAATTAAGAAATGCATGCATGAGGAGAAGCTTTGTATAGTTTAGATGAGGATAGAAAGAGAGCCCCACCCCATTTCTCTATTCTCTTGATGAATGCTCACCATTTTCGAAGAATTCACAAATGTATTGCACCTAATGggtattttcttggaaaaaaaaaaattaaacattcaTCACTTAATTTGAACCTAATGAAACCTGCATTACACCTACTGAAGACGAGATCTTAAAGGCTTTCTAAAAATTGATAAAAGATGACTATACCACCAAATTCAGATTATTATGAGGCAAGCAAGATTCATCTTCGTTTCATCCTCCTAAAAGCTTTAAATCTCGcagagacgaggcaaaagtaTTTTGTCATGTGAAGTATCACTTTTGACCAGTTTAGAATGACTACGTGCTTCCCCCCCTACTTCTGGCTAGCAGCTCCCTCTCCGTATTCTTAATAGTAGGTATTTCAAAAATTACATTAACTTCTTTGAGATTTATTATCTTATAACATTTAAGTCTAACCAGTAATTAAAAAATGATACTAGGGGAGAGAATATAATTTGATTCCTCCATTGTCCCTCATCTACTATATTATTTAGTTAATCTAATACCAACATATATATTAAAGAAAAACGCTAGAATTTGCTACTTTATCATCAGGGATCAAGATACATATAGCTAGCATCACAAAATAGTATATTATTCTATGTATTTTATTTAATGTAAGATCCAAATTATTCTTTTTAGTTATAGATTCATTGTCAAATATGATCAatagtaaataattaaaaaatccAAAACCAAAACATTACAAAAAGCAAACTTTAATACca carries:
- the LOC113708767 gene encoding peroxidase 5-like produces the protein MSSSTSKSALLLMLSCLIFIEFEFSLASPLLKVGFYNKYCPPAEAIVRKAVYEAVASNPRTAAGLIRMHFHDCFVRGCDGSVLLDTAPGGPAAEKDSIVNNPSLHGFEVIDAAKAEIEATCPKTVSCADIIAFAARDSALIAGGISYQVPAGRRDGSVSLSDEVIQNLPAPFFNVTQLEENFEAKGLSLDEMVTLSGAHSIGVAHCSSFSNRLYNFSATHPQDPALDPEYAAFLKTTCPPPSNSGTSNPTANLDVSTPFRLDNKYYVNLKYHRGLLTSDQTLLSSPSTAKQVWYNAVYGSAWAAKYAAAMVHMGSIDVLTGKVGEIRRNCHFVN